Proteins from one Cytophagia bacterium CHB2 genomic window:
- a CDS encoding HEPN domain-containing protein, with protein sequence MGGSMDHLHWLGKANENLAAAQLCFDHSHLNACANRLYYAMFHADATQS encoded by the coding sequence ATGGGAGGAAGTATGGACCACCTGCATTGGTTAGGCAAAGCCAATGAGAATCTAGCGGCAGCACAGCTTTGTTTTGATCACAGCCATTTGAATGCCTGCGCCAATCGGTTGTATTATGCCATGTTTCATGCAGATGCGACTCAATCATAA